acggattccgggtttgacgggttaacctgatttgaagggttaacccaattaattcagattttttttatttttcttcattagtttttttcttcatggaggcttttctttctttgttttttttttttttgtttagtatttttgttttttttgcttttttttgctctttgcttctttttgctttttaattattttttttaaatttagtttgttaatattaagtttttttctatttagttataaaactttcatgacacgaattccaggtttgacggattaacctggtttgacgggttaacccaattaatttatttttttcttcattagttttttttcttcatgtaggttttttttcctttgtttttttctttttaattaatattttttctgttcattttagtttattaatgttaatttttttctatttagttatcacactctcatgacacgaatcccaggtttgatgggttaacctgatttggtgAGCTAATcaagttgattcagattttttttctttttctttattagttttcttcttccaatttcatctttaaatattgtaattaactataactaaaagacataaatcttttttctttcaatttcatgacacgaatcccaggtttgacggattaaacctgttgattcagattttttttctttttcttaagtagtttttttctttcaatttcatcttttaatatcgttttgattaagaattaaacttcatgatttgttttgtttactggTCATTAAATTATTGTGATGTCATGAGGGGATTTTACTGTACCCCTCCTTGCAAAACACTATTCATCGGAATAATGCtttgctttattgtttttttcttttcaattaattttttttttaatttcattctgtaatattaaattttttcctttttaattatcatacttttataaTAAGACCTTGCAACCAGACTCATATCAAAGGCTCCGGGTTTGATGTTGCAACCAAACTCACTTAAATTTaggtcatgtaagtttaatattattattaatattataaatataacttttggATTAGGAGTAACTGACAGACCCAATACTTTTAGGTATAACTTTgtagaaaaacctaacactcttaaattttaattttttttgatattttttatacaaaaaatttaaCCCGCAACGTAAGCCGGGCCACGTttctagtatatatatatataaaaaatcctcGGTGGACATAGCCAAGATATTTTGTGCCTGAGATATTCCTCTCTTGTGACATAGAAAAGCTGTAGATGAAATTACTCTAGAAAAACATCAGTAGTTAGAAAGACGCTTTCATCCATTATGATTATCATGCCTCTGACACGTCTCTTCACCATAGAAGGACACTttcatttaattctatttatcaTGCCTCTCACACGTCTCCTTGCCATCCTTCgtggtttcaaattttttaatatattaatattaaaaataatttttaaaatattaaaaaattttattttaatatatattttaaataattatcattaccataatctcaaatatatttattcagACTATGCTTACAAGAAACCCAATAGACAATTACTATCCACATACAGTCACACGCACTCCCAAAATTCTCATGTCTGGCTTATAAATTTTCACTAGTTTCTAGGTGGAATTAATTCCTACCATTTATGAGGCgtgtaaaaaatatttccttGATGTGCTTGGgataggggtgttcacggttcggtttttatcaaaaaaagtaaccaaaccgaaattattatttttttttaaaaaaaaccgaaaccgaaccgaaaccggttcaaaccgaccggtttcggttcggttcggttcggttttttagagaaaaaaacggttcaaaccggtttggctcggtttttccggtttggctcggtttggctcggttttttccggtttggctcggttttttcggtttggctcggttttggctcggtttggctcggttttggctcggtttggctcggtttttttccggttttttttcggttcggttcggttcggtttttccggttccaagcttaaaaaaccaaaactgaaccgaaccggtcggttttttcaaaattttaatcggtttaatcggtttttttttcggttcggttttctcggttattttttttccgattttctcggtttaatcagtttttcggtttttttttaacacccctAGCTTGGGACATGGCCAAATCAACTCCACTACTCTCTGATGAATGCCACGTCACATATCATGgcataaattgagaaaaaaatgttaaatttgttAGCTGTGTTTGacaatttaacttttatttaggAAATTGAACTTTaagatggtttttatttttattttaaggtttatatattagtagtatttttttattactattcaATATAGAATACGTACATTAATAGAAAGATTTGGAATTAGTTTTAATTGGGAAGTAGATGGGTCAACTTTACCAATTCAGAGTAAAGTGTCCTGATTCAATGGAAGTAGCTAGGAAGGCCACACATTAGCCCATGACTCGCTGAAGTGTCTCAGGCTCTCAGTGACGTGAAGTGAGAACTACTGTTGACCTAAAATCTGGTTTTCACATCATgggcaaggaaaaaaaagatgagccAATTAATTTTGCAAGCCACCTAATAAAAAACGGTGGTCAAAATCCAGAATGGATGacttttttccaattttctgAACCCAGGCTTGCATTTTTCTAATTACATGTGCAAACAGTCAGATGATTTATCACAAcagcattaaaattattttatagtgttCATGTAGTTTTGCTCACATCTTGGCAAATATCAGATTTACACGATATGTAGaatctaaattaaatatatcacAACATCGATCCTTTTCCCATGTGCCTAGATTTAGTCGGTAAGCTGTCCTATCTAGATATGAATATTGGTCAAAACAGTAGTTGTGCCTCCTGTCTGTGCAcgaaaattattatataaatactcCCAACATACAGAGTCATCTTTGTCTTTCGATATTTATCCTTCATCCTTCAAAACACATACAAGTGCATGAAATATCCTTCTTTGATTATAGTTTAACATCAAATCCTGTGTAACTAATGGAATTGGGAAGTATACTGCAGTTTCTTGAGAACAAGACCATTTTGGTCACAGGAGCCACTGGTTATCTAGCAAAGAGTACGCATCTTCTCTCTACCTTTCTCTTTATggagattttatgttgaataattaacatttttgttTAATGGGTGCAGTTTTTGTGGAGAAAATATTGAGGGTCCAGCCAAATGTGAAGAGATTTTATCTCCTTCTAAGAGCTGCAGATGCCAAGTCTGCTACCGAACGTCTCCGTGATGAGGTACTAAAAATGTCCCTGAAATGATAATCAAAGGAATAACATAGAGAATCATTGAATTTCTAACGATTATCAGGGGCTAATTAATTCTACTGCATGAACAGGTCATTGGGAAGGACTTGTTTAGGGTTTTAAGGGAGAAACATGGTGCAAGTCTGCATTCCTTTATATCAGAAAAGGTAACTCCTGTCCCTGGTGACATCTCCTACGAAGACTTGGGAGTGAAAGACTCTtctttgaaggatgaaatgtGGAGAGAAATTGATGTTGTCCTTAATTTTGCTGCCACCACCAACTTTGATGAAaggtaaataaacaaaactatgGTAATAATAATCTATGATCTCCTTCTTTATTAGAATGTTAACACAAactaattcttttctttttttctgtatGGACGTGCGTGCTCCTGAAGATACGATGTTGCACTAGGCATCAATACACTGGGAGCCTTGCATGTTTTAAACTTTGCAAAGAAATGTGTTAAAATAAAGACGCTTGTCCATGTATCCACCGGTAAGTacagtttaatttaattagacaGCTTCATCGACTTCTCATTAATTAGTCTAATTATCATTTAGACTTGATTCCTCAATATCAGCATATATACCCAGCTCATGCAATTAAATTATGTTGATCTGTTTACGTTATGTTCAGCTTATGTGTGCGGCGAAGATGCTGGGCTTATACTCGAGCAACCATATCATATGGGTATGGCCAAAAGGGGGGACGAGAAAATTGATATcaactttgaaaagaaaatggtgcaagaaaaaataaatgaactcAAATTACAAGATGTTCCCGAGAAAGAAATTACTTCAGCTATGAAGGATTTCGGCATTGAGCGgtaattctttcttcttttttcttttcttttcatgtgaTGGGCTATGAAATCTAGATACTCAGTAAGCatgcaaattaataaaacccaaTTACAGCAAAtagaatgaaattgagattttctttatgtaatttctttctcttaatCTGATATTGCAGGGCAAGGCTTTTCGGATGGCCAAACACTTACGTATTTACCAAGGCAATGGGAGAAATGCTGTTAGTGAATTTCAAAGATAGTTTGCCATTACTAATTATACGCCCCACCATGGTAGCAAGTACTTACAAAGAACCATTTCCTGGTTGGATTGAAGGTGTCAGGTGAATTTATTCATCGAATACGTAAAAAGATTTTCTAAATCTCTTATCTCAAATTAACCTCCATGTCTTGCCTCTTTAACAGAACTATTGACAGCGTAATTGTGGGCTACGGTAAAGGCAGAGTTACATGCTTTATTTCCGGACCACGATCAACTCTTGACGTGGTAATAAGATCACTCTCCCTTTCTccttccataaaaaataaaaaatgataagacgtgtaaatattctaaaaatcaATGGTGGTCTTAATTGAGAATTACTAGAATCTTAGAACTAACGTTTTCTGAAAATGCAGATACCAGCTGACATGGTTGTCAATGCCATTATAGTTGCCATGGTAGCACGCGCCAAGCAGCATTCGGAGATCATTTATCATTTGGGTTCTTCGTTCAGAAATCCTGTAAATATCTCAAatcttcatgattttatttttcgcTATTTCAGCGAACATCCGTGGATTAATAAGGAGGGGGAGTCGGTAAAAATTGGCAAAGGAATTGTTTTGAGCAGCATGTCCAAGTTCTACACGTACATGGCCATTCGTTTTCTCCTGCCGTTGAAGGTTTAATGTTGCTGGATCTTAACTAAACttgatttagttaatttatctattttccttatcatttttaaatgCTGTTTTCACTGatatatattgtgtttttttttctttttaattcacaGGCATTGCAATTGTTCAACATattgttgtttaaaaaatatcaagacgtGTACACCGTTCTTGATAGAAGAGTAAAATTGGTGATGCGGTTGGCAGACCTTTATAAACCTTATGTGTTCTTCGAGGGCATGTACGTGCACTTTATTTTTAGTGCTGTATttggctaattaattaaaaattaatattttttatataattcaattgacaaaaacaagttattttttatttttatgtagatTTGATGATCTAAATTCTGAAAAGTTGCGGATAATATCCAAGGAGACCTGTCAGGAAACAGATATCTTCGACTTTGATCCTATGAACATTGATTGGGAAGATTACATGATAAATGTTCACATTCCTGGTCTAGTTAAATATGTGATGTAATAgttattttaagattatatatcttttttattaaatttgtaatgattatgcaattaagttttaattttccaTGCAATGGATTTATGATTGGCAAATCATATTATCTCTGGAAGACAAAGACATATTAATGAAATTTGATTtcaatatttatgttaatttgtgtTGAAATGTGTGGAGCAAACTAGGTCATGCATGCCACTTGGATATATTAGTACTTGAAGTAATTTTGAAGTGGTAATTTATGGATTTGTTGTCCATGTTACTATTTTGGGTTGAAATAAATCAaaggtttattttcttttgtaaatttacCCCTTCGAATGTGATCATAGTCTAACTAATTAAACCTTGAACCGAGAAAGTTTTggtttcaaatattaatatGCAAAACCTACcctgagaatatatatattgattaaaaaatcaataaattcattttctaaTTTCTCTTCCAAACAAATTTGGTATGTAATTATTACATTTTCACTGCGAGCCTTCTAATTAATAAGGTCACAAGATTACCATTTaagttattttccttttattttttttatgatagccttaattttcaaaatctaaattttctcccttattaaattattatttagaatacactcttatgatatatattgttgtctttgttcttttctctatttcatgATTTAGttcctttcttttatcttgTATAAGAGTTACAAACTTTTAATTACTCatagataaatgaaaatttgttgtatatattgagaaagatatttttaatgagattacaaataaaatcattatgaaacaattttaaaatataaaatctcgaagataacaattataatgtaagtttttttattttaaaagtattcttaaattaattttgcttaacTTTAGTtagtatatataaattaatttctatatataacacatgtatgtataacatataatatcaaatatttattagtaatttgccccttcatttaaaaaattttaactcTGCCACTGACTAACTGATCTTTATTTATACTGCCCACTGTGATGTGATTGAAAGAGGTATACGTACAGGTCTTGTCCAAGCGAGATGCATGCACGGATTTGTGAACTCACTGTGGATAAAGCCTCTGttcaaatttcaaaaccaaaaactaagCAACCCTCTCTCAATATATACAACaaattttcatttatctatttctaaattttcCAAAGATTAGGGAAGTTCTTGACAACAATTCTATGCTGACATATGGTAAATAACATCTAAAATCATAACTTAAAAGGATTGTTCAAAATTGATGTTGTTCTTGCTGACTTGTTGTTTTGTACAAATGGATtgaacataaatattaaatgttttttttttaatttatttattatgttcttaatttttttagttatcctGTACTTCATTGTTAATCATTAGTAAATtcattaacattatttttatataaaattcataacaaaatacttattaattcatcaaaactcatttcaattcatatctattagcatataatattacccatacacatattaatttaacgaacccataattaattattataaactctaacattttcaataactaattatatagaaataaaactaaaattatttaatgaaacaaataaaaaagtaacacacctttatattagttttgatcaactccttttttattatattatatttgatttagcTGTTAaatctctatattttatttaatttgaataatgaTTTAcctactattaatttatatgaattacttaaaaaaataacacagctttatatcatggaaaaattaaaatagaaccGAGAGTGGCAATGGTTGCTAATTGGGAGGGggagggggcaattgccccctcttGTCCTATGTGGCTCCGCCACTGTAGTTAGTTAATCAAAAACTGAAATTTCggtaaattaaaatgattttttttatttgatttaaatctctaattttattttttttatcctcaatGTGAACTTAACCTTTGATGAGAATAACGAATCCTCGACCTGTGAAGTGGTCCATTCGCGAGTTTCCCTAGTTGTTCTTGAAAAAGTAGGCAGATGATGTTACAGACAGAGAGGCGATATGGATGGGTTTTTATAAGAGTTTGTAAGTGTGattgtgattgatttttaaaatgtttttatttagaaatatattaaaataatatttttttttattttttaaaaattatttttgacatcagcgcatcaaaatgatcaaaaaacaccaaaaaatattaatttaaagtgaaaaaataaaaaaaattaaatttttttaaaaacatttttgaaatgtaaaaacaaacaagatcttAATATTAACCGCACATAGCATTGTGGTTGCAACAGAGACAGAGAAGGGCAAAAGCGTGGCTAATAGAGGTGGTTGATGGTGTAttagctattattttttaaaatgttattttgtttagaaatatattaaaatagtattttttttatttttaaaaataatttttggtattagtatatcaaaatcatttgaaaaaaatcaaaaaataacaatttaaagctaagaaaaaaataaaaaatatttaatttttttaaaaaatatttttaaaatccaaaaactaaaCTTAAAATCCTTCcactttaaattgttttaaatgcaGAGAGATTTGATCAAGTTCCATGACTTTTATTGAACGAAAATTACCAAGTTTGAATTTAAAGTAAGGATTGTACTATTGTTGACGGAGACTTCCTGTAATATCCTACTCGGTGCAGTGCTCTCTTCTTGATGCTACGCTGTTCTGTTCAAGATAGAAGACCCCTTGCCACGTGTCATCCTTCCAGAAAGGAGGTCTTCTCAGCCGTCCACATAAGCCTCcccttttcttgattaatcttgGCCATACGCCTACAGACCAACTTTTTGTCCTTGGAGGTGTTTATTGTCTTTTTCGTGTCTTGTCATTTTCCGTCCTCTTGAGCGCAAGTGTCCTTTTCCATGGCAGAACCATTTACCCTCCTCCTGCGAGACCATTACAGATTGATTGATATgcttaagattttattaaaaaaatatttaattcttgttcataaaaaaaattgatttataacaattatttaagaaaaggagagatttaattgtcttttttcatcgaaattctcttttttatttatttaagaggatttaattaacatgattacaGCTAAATGTTCGTCTTCTATATTTTCTTGGCTCAGACTATAAACTGGGTTCAAATACCATGTCGTAAAGTTGTACACCCAAATCACTTTCCAATAATTGcaggttgaaatatatattcataataAACGTAAAAAAAGACGTCAGAAAAAcactatatatttattatggATATAAACTTATTATATTGTAGACTACACTGTAGATATATATGTAAAGGACAATATAGCACCATAAAAGCATTATCTTTGAtggtttttagtaaaaaaaaatattattggggcattgtcttttttatgttcTATGTCAAAAGTTGTTGGCTCTGGCTTGATAGCcagacccaaattaattctaacAAGTGTTGGTCTTTTTGCCCAGCAGGACCTAATAGTGTTGGGTCCTATTACCCAGATTAACCCAGCAACATTAGATCTTGTTACCCAGCAAGACTCAATAGCGTTGGGCAGATCTGTTTCATTTAAAATCTCAGAATAAACCGGTTCACCCGTCGGGTCAACTTGGAACTCGGGTGACCAAGTAAAAACTCGATTGagaccttttttaaaaaaatatatgttttttctcctaCCCAGAtactcttattttttcatatttttaaattgattgctagctcatttcaaagttcactatataaatactagaagaatgttttattttttcaatgtaggatttgaaaccttttaatatatatactctatgttcacaagaaaaaaattatgtttttttaatgttgagataataaacttttttggtttaaattctTCAACTTAGAATAATATTAAGATagtatatatctttttaatgtgaagAATATTATTCTTCAACTTAGAAgaatatttggttttttcaaaaaatatattttaaaataattttttaaacttaattttttataataaatataacttatatttatagattgttttttaatgctaTTAAATCTAGCTAGGCTGTAAGATactttcaattttagtttttcaccTTTTTAATGTCAAACCTTCTCACCCAACTGTTTTAAAGTCTGgatgtaaatattattaatttgggAGCCAAACGTTTGGCATTATTACGATATTGTTAACTTCTTAGGATCAAGAACCTGATGTGATCTATAAGCTCACCATATAGCTAgattcttataatttattgatttgctGTAAT
This region of Populus trichocarpa isolate Nisqually-1 chromosome 9, P.trichocarpa_v4.1, whole genome shotgun sequence genomic DNA includes:
- the LOC7474947 gene encoding alcohol-forming fatty acyl-CoA reductase, with the protein product MELGSILQFLENKTILVTGATGYLAKIFVEKILRVQPNVKRFYLLLRAADAKSATERLRDEVIGKDLFRVLREKHGASLHSFISEKVTPVPGDISYEDLGVKDSSLKDEMWREIDVVLNFAATTNFDERYDVALGINTLGALHVLNFAKKCVKIKTLVHVSTAYVCGEDAGLILEQPYHMGMAKRGDEKIDINFEKKMVQEKINELKLQDVPEKEITSAMKDFGIERARLFGWPNTYVFTKAMGEMLLVNFKDSLPLLIIRPTMVASTYKEPFPGWIEGVRTIDSVIVGYGKGRVTCFISGPRSTLDVIPADMVVNAIIVAMVARAKQHSEIIYHLGSSFRNPVNISNLHDFIFRYFSEHPWINKEGESVKIGKGIVLSSMSKFYTYMAIRFLLPLKALQLFNILLFKKYQDVYTVLDRRVKLVMRLADLYKPYVFFEGIFDDLNSEKLRIISKETCQETDIFDFDPMNIDWEDYMINVHIPGLVKYVM